A stretch of Carnobacterium iners DNA encodes these proteins:
- a CDS encoding TrmH family RNA methyltransferase, which translates to METISSAKNERVKSWKKLQTKKGREKTGAYLIEGFHLIDEAVKNQASILEVMISEDLKESATISLPEDKKVLISKEISKQLSETQTTQGIFAVVEKKDSSRIPILEKPYLFLDNVQDPGNLGTMIRTADAAGFGGVVLGKGTVDLYNNKVIRSMQGSHFHIPIFRDELTKWFDLFKNAGFPVYGTELNELAVSYRDIPPQAIFAVVMGNEGNGMDKKLLEKTTKNIYIPITGQAESLNVAIAAGILMFALTK; encoded by the coding sequence ATGGAAACAATCTCATCAGCCAAAAATGAGCGGGTAAAATCGTGGAAAAAGTTGCAAACGAAAAAGGGACGTGAAAAAACAGGAGCTTATCTCATTGAAGGTTTTCATTTAATAGATGAAGCAGTAAAAAATCAAGCATCTATTTTGGAAGTCATGATAAGTGAAGACTTAAAAGAATCAGCAACGATTTCTCTACCTGAAGATAAGAAAGTTCTTATTTCAAAAGAAATTTCTAAGCAGCTGAGCGAAACTCAAACAACTCAAGGGATTTTTGCTGTTGTTGAAAAAAAAGACAGTTCACGAATACCTATACTAGAAAAACCTTATTTATTTTTAGATAATGTTCAAGATCCTGGCAATCTTGGAACCATGATTCGAACAGCTGATGCAGCAGGCTTTGGCGGTGTTGTTTTAGGTAAAGGAACGGTTGATTTATATAATAATAAAGTGATCCGTTCGATGCAGGGGAGTCATTTTCATATCCCTATTTTCCGAGATGAGTTAACTAAGTGGTTTGATTTATTTAAGAATGCAGGCTTTCCTGTTTATGGAACAGAATTAAACGAGTTAGCTGTTTCTTATCGAGATATTCCACCGCAAGCGATTTTTGCCGTAGTAATGGGCAATGAAGGAAATGGAATGGACAAAAAGTTATTAGAAAAAACAACAAAGAATATCTATATTCCTATTACGGGTCAAGCAGAATCGCTAAATGTAGCGATAGCTGCTGGTATTTTAATGTTTGCTTTAACAAAATAA
- a CDS encoding HD domain-containing protein codes for MSELKWKQDLEYVALIEDLLDREEVKKLKEYTQHHFTTRLEHSISVSYLSYRIAKRYGLDTRSTARAGLLHDLFYYDWRTTKFNEGTHAYVHPRMACENAKKITELNELECDIIIKHMWLATVALPKYKESYIVTFVDKYCAVKEVAVPLSGKVNNRLKNMWARLKTVQA; via the coding sequence ATGTCTGAGCTGAAATGGAAGCAAGATTTAGAATATGTAGCCTTAATTGAAGATTTACTCGATCGTGAAGAAGTAAAAAAACTAAAAGAGTATACCCAACATCACTTTACAACACGTCTAGAACACTCGATTAGCGTTTCTTATCTTAGTTACCGTATTGCAAAAAGATATGGTTTAGATACTAGATCAACTGCACGTGCTGGTTTACTTCATGATTTATTTTACTACGACTGGAGAACAACAAAGTTTAATGAAGGAACTCATGCTTACGTTCATCCACGTATGGCTTGTGAGAATGCTAAGAAAATTACTGAGTTAAATGAATTAGAATGCGATATCATCATCAAACATATGTGGCTAGCAACAGTAGCCTTACCGAAATACAAAGAAAGTTACATCGTAACTTTTGTAGATAAATATTGCGCTGTAAAAGAAGTAGCGGTTCCTTTGTCTGGAAAAGTAAATAATCGTTTGAAAAATATGTGGGCAAGACTAAAAACTGTCCAAGCATAG
- a CDS encoding M23 family metallopeptidase gives MNKKLTTGLVAAMLLAGPFVMPTMANAESVQNLERLKQELNTKSNDLDSKIKNQENKLTSLESKKAELENDVTKLQTNIDEVIIKLHEQEKKLKKSKENIEKLQKEIEALKELIAQREEKLQNQARVIQTDGRSSNMVEMVVTAESLSDLIGRVGIINQLVTANKEIVTAQENDKITLEVNEKKAEVEKVAIEKLKSGIEVAKNNLVAQKAEMDDNIVQLAVQYNLTESEKDTFINEQKIVATKTSVLSEELQQEKTRIFEVEQARQVEIASKQAAARESAKKEEQRSVASSSSNTQAPQVPQAPSIGATKPTGSSNGAGFVRPSNGVVTSPYGYRVHPITGEHTLHGGTDFGGNGAIVAAQGGVVEVAGYDSGWGNHVTINHGNGLKTLYAHMVSGSLAVAPGQNVSQGQHLGIMGTTGSSTGVHLHFEVYVNGNRVNPASYLGL, from the coding sequence TTGAATAAAAAATTAACTACTGGATTGGTTGCAGCGATGTTGCTTGCAGGTCCTTTTGTAATGCCTACAATGGCTAATGCTGAAAGTGTACAAAACTTAGAAAGACTAAAACAAGAACTTAACACAAAATCAAATGACTTAGACTCTAAAATTAAAAACCAAGAAAATAAATTAACTAGCCTAGAATCAAAAAAAGCTGAATTAGAAAATGATGTTACAAAACTACAAACAAATATAGACGAAGTGATTATTAAATTACACGAACAAGAGAAGAAATTAAAAAAATCGAAGGAAAATATTGAAAAGTTACAAAAAGAAATTGAAGCATTAAAAGAACTAATTGCACAAAGAGAAGAAAAACTTCAAAATCAAGCACGAGTTATTCAAACAGATGGGCGATCATCTAACATGGTAGAAATGGTCGTTACTGCTGAAAGTTTATCTGATTTAATCGGACGTGTTGGTATAATCAATCAACTGGTAACAGCTAATAAAGAAATTGTAACAGCACAAGAAAATGATAAAATAACGTTGGAAGTAAATGAAAAAAAAGCTGAAGTTGAAAAAGTAGCAATAGAAAAGTTGAAAAGTGGCATTGAAGTTGCTAAAAATAATTTAGTTGCTCAAAAAGCCGAAATGGATGACAATATTGTTCAATTAGCTGTTCAATACAATCTAACAGAATCAGAAAAAGATACATTTATTAACGAGCAAAAAATTGTTGCTACAAAAACGAGTGTCTTATCCGAAGAGCTTCAACAAGAAAAAACACGAATTTTTGAAGTAGAGCAAGCTCGTCAAGTGGAAATAGCATCAAAACAAGCAGCAGCAAGGGAATCAGCAAAAAAAGAGGAACAACGATCAGTAGCTTCTTCAAGTAGTAACACGCAAGCACCGCAAGTCCCACAAGCGCCATCAATTGGGGCGACAAAACCAACGGGCTCTAGCAACGGAGCCGGATTTGTTCGTCCAAGTAATGGTGTAGTAACGTCGCCTTATGGTTACCGTGTCCATCCAATTACTGGAGAACATACTTTACATGGTGGAACAGATTTTGGTGGTAATGGAGCTATTGTGGCTGCCCAAGGTGGAGTAGTTGAAGTAGCAGGATACGATTCTGGCTGGGGAAACCATGTTACTATTAACCATGGTAATGGCTTGAAAACGCTGTATGCTCATATGGTATCCGGTAGTCTAGCAGTAGCGCCTGGGCAAAATGTTTCTCAAGGACAACATTTAGGCATAATGGGTACAACGGGTTCATCAACGGGTGTTCATTTGCATTTCGAAGTTTACGTGAACGGGAATCGTGTTAATCCAGCCTCTTATTTAGGCTTGTAA